In Thermodesulfitimonas autotrophica, the following proteins share a genomic window:
- a CDS encoding zf-TFIIB domain-containing protein produces MRCPLCDVKMKEVERRGVMIDVCPECKGIWLDKGELERLLALERQEQGYYEAAYQEKKPEHPPHYHHDYHDPYHPKKHKKHKSLLGEIFDIFD; encoded by the coding sequence TTGCGCTGCCCACTTTGTGACGTTAAGATGAAAGAGGTTGAGCGCCGGGGTGTAATGATTGACGTCTGTCCAGAGTGCAAGGGCATCTGGCTTGACAAAGGGGAACTTGAGCGGTTGTTGGCCCTTGAACGCCAGGAGCAGGGCTACTACGAAGCGGCATACCAGGAGAAAAAGCCGGAGCACCCGCCCCACTACCATCATGATTACCACGATCCTTACCACCCCAAGAAGCACAAAAAGCACAAGTCGTTGCTGGGAGAAATTTTTGATATTTTTGATTGA
- the bioB gene encoding biotin synthase BioB codes for MNLLAQIAQITRLAEKVLKGATLTFEEACLLLATPDEVTPFLLGAADVIRKHFRGRKVDRCAIVNARSGRCPEDCRFCAQAARYPTQAPVYPLLPADEIRRRAQAVYAGGIRRFSLVTSGRDPGRDFDKILDLIRMLRQELPELQICASLGVLRPEEARALKKAGLSRYHHNLETAASFFPQICTTHRYADRVATILTAKEAGLEVCAGGIIGLGETPAQRAELAFALRDLDVPSVPVNILHPIPGTPLEAAPPLPPLEILRTLAVFRFILPCATIRYAGGREHNLRDTQALGLAGGVDGLITGDYLTTHGQGIPRDRTLIRDLGLET; via the coding sequence ATGAACCTGTTAGCGCAGATAGCCCAGATTACCCGCCTCGCGGAGAAAGTCCTCAAAGGGGCAACCCTTACTTTCGAGGAAGCATGCCTCCTCCTCGCGACCCCCGATGAGGTCACCCCCTTTCTCCTCGGGGCGGCCGACGTTATCCGCAAGCACTTTCGCGGCCGGAAGGTCGACCGCTGCGCAATCGTGAACGCCCGCTCCGGGCGCTGCCCGGAGGACTGCCGTTTTTGCGCCCAAGCGGCCCGCTACCCCACCCAGGCGCCCGTCTACCCCCTCCTTCCGGCAGATGAGATCCGCCGCCGGGCGCAGGCGGTCTACGCGGGAGGAATCCGGCGCTTCTCTTTAGTCACCAGCGGCCGGGACCCGGGTCGTGACTTCGACAAAATCCTCGACCTTATCCGCATGCTCCGCCAGGAGTTGCCGGAACTCCAAATCTGCGCCTCTTTAGGCGTTTTGCGGCCTGAAGAAGCCCGGGCACTGAAAAAGGCCGGGCTTAGCCGCTACCACCACAACCTCGAAACGGCGGCCAGCTTTTTCCCCCAGATCTGCACTACCCACCGCTACGCCGACCGGGTGGCCACCATCTTGACCGCCAAGGAGGCCGGGCTTGAGGTTTGCGCCGGGGGGATTATCGGGCTTGGCGAAACGCCGGCCCAGCGGGCCGAACTTGCCTTTGCCCTGCGGGACCTCGACGTTCCTTCCGTCCCCGTAAACATCCTCCACCCGATCCCCGGCACCCCCCTTGAAGCAGCACCCCCCTTACCGCCCCTGGAAATCCTCCGGACACTGGCGGTTTTTCGCTTCATCCTCCCGTGCGCCACCATCCGGTATGCTGGCGGGCGAGAACATAACCTCCGTGACACGCAGGCCTTAGGGCTCGCCGGTGGCGTGGACGGCCTCATCACCGGCGATTACCTTACCACGCACGGCCAGGGCATCCCCCGCGACCGCACCTTGATCCGCGACCTTGGTCTAGAGACTTAG
- a CDS encoding DUF294 nucleotidyltransferase-like domain-containing protein, producing the protein MADALALLKETPPFSELTETVLRKCAGEFGLRVYPKGSYIFRQGEPSQEVLFVVVSGLVEILLPTDTGEEKTVSLRRPPEFFGETVFFSNEAYPASTRAVEETCCLLVPRRCFEELMGSSPRFAGYFSRMLADRMKHLWEGVIREQCLVGQGGERPFRKRLYEIMSAPVITCCEDHTATEIAQLISSKQVSSVVVIDQSGSPVGIVTEKDLVKKVLATYRPGSEQLRAKEIMEPNPIVLPPSALFQEALLAMVQRQLKHVIVAERGLVRGMVTLADLVRTQNVDALSALMTIDRARDSRALQAAVQQIDRLVSGLVAGQATAAEAGVLISELYDRLVARLLLMAEEELYAEGKGRAPCGYCWLNMGSSGRREQVVRTDLDNALIYEAPPPRQEAAFQDYFLALGGKVVAGLVALGFAPCPGKVMANNPEWCKSYPEWLQTVRGWMRQPQGEWLRKMTIFFDFRPVYGRFSLAASLREAIFQWLTAEEVILHFLARDAVTKKIPLNPFRQVVPEKSGPHKDEIDLKSAVLIHFVDCLRLFALREKIAATSTFDRLRGLVERNVFAPEEAEAFGLAYDNVMILRLRLNLERLGRGLKPSNYINPRQLTRRELNVLREALVVASRLQYLTRMSFRV; encoded by the coding sequence GTGGCCGATGCGTTGGCGTTGCTTAAAGAGACACCGCCTTTTTCTGAATTGACGGAGACGGTGCTGCGAAAATGCGCCGGGGAATTCGGGCTCCGGGTCTACCCGAAGGGAAGTTATATCTTCCGGCAGGGGGAGCCCTCCCAAGAGGTTCTTTTCGTTGTCGTCTCCGGTCTCGTAGAGATTTTGCTCCCGACAGATACGGGTGAGGAAAAGACAGTGAGCTTGCGCCGGCCGCCGGAGTTTTTCGGCGAAACGGTCTTCTTCTCTAACGAAGCCTACCCGGCCTCGACGCGGGCGGTGGAGGAAACCTGTTGCTTGCTTGTGCCCCGGCGCTGTTTTGAGGAACTAATGGGAAGTAGCCCGCGTTTTGCTGGGTATTTCAGCCGGATGCTCGCCGACCGGATGAAGCACCTTTGGGAAGGAGTCATCCGGGAACAGTGCCTTGTAGGGCAGGGTGGGGAGCGACCCTTCCGGAAGCGGCTTTACGAAATCATGAGCGCGCCGGTGATAACCTGTTGCGAGGATCATACCGCTACCGAGATAGCGCAGCTGATCAGCAGCAAACAGGTGAGCTCGGTGGTGGTCATTGACCAGAGCGGCAGCCCGGTAGGTATCGTTACGGAGAAGGACCTGGTGAAAAAAGTGCTGGCTACGTACCGCCCGGGTTCGGAGCAGCTGCGGGCTAAGGAGATAATGGAGCCTAACCCGATAGTTTTGCCGCCGTCAGCTCTTTTCCAAGAGGCGCTCTTAGCGATGGTCCAGCGGCAGCTCAAGCACGTAATCGTTGCGGAACGCGGCTTGGTCCGGGGAATGGTTACCCTGGCCGACCTGGTCCGCACGCAGAATGTGGATGCTTTAAGCGCGCTTATGACCATTGACCGGGCGCGCGATTCCCGGGCCCTACAGGCAGCGGTGCAGCAGATTGACCGCCTGGTTTCCGGTCTGGTTGCCGGTCAGGCAACGGCGGCTGAGGCCGGAGTGCTCATTTCAGAGCTCTACGACCGGCTGGTGGCCCGCCTGCTCCTTATGGCGGAGGAAGAACTGTACGCGGAGGGGAAAGGGCGGGCACCCTGCGGTTACTGCTGGCTTAATATGGGGAGCAGCGGGCGGCGCGAACAGGTAGTGCGAACGGACCTCGATAACGCGCTCATTTACGAGGCTCCTCCTCCCAGGCAAGAGGCCGCTTTTCAGGACTATTTTTTGGCGCTTGGGGGAAAGGTGGTTGCGGGTCTGGTCGCGCTCGGCTTTGCGCCTTGCCCGGGGAAGGTGATGGCTAATAACCCGGAGTGGTGCAAGTCGTACCCGGAGTGGCTGCAAACGGTTCGGGGATGGATGCGCCAACCTCAGGGCGAATGGCTCCGGAAGATGACGATTTTCTTTGATTTTCGCCCTGTATACGGTCGTTTCTCCCTCGCCGCGAGTTTGCGGGAAGCCATTTTTCAGTGGCTCACCGCGGAAGAGGTTATCCTGCACTTTTTGGCCCGGGACGCGGTGACGAAAAAGATTCCTCTTAATCCGTTCCGGCAGGTTGTCCCGGAAAAGTCGGGGCCCCATAAGGATGAGATTGACCTTAAAAGCGCGGTGCTGATTCACTTTGTAGATTGCCTTCGTCTTTTTGCGTTACGGGAAAAAATTGCAGCGACATCGACCTTCGACCGCCTGCGCGGGCTGGTCGAGCGCAATGTTTTCGCGCCGGAAGAGGCCGAGGCCTTCGGGTTGGCTTACGATAACGTGATGATACTCCGTCTCCGCCTTAATTTAGAGCGGCTCGGCCGGGGGCTAAAGCCTTCGAACTATATCAATCCCCGGCAGCTGACCCGCCGGGAGCTCAACGTCTTGCGCGAGGCGCTGGTTGTGGCTTCCCGGCTGCAGTACCTCACCCGCATGAGCTTCCGGGTGTGA
- a CDS encoding thioesterase family protein yields MGLVKGLKGTVRAKVRSEDTATAQGSGTVPVLSTPRLLAVLEAAAVAALAGALDEGQTSVGTRVELDHVAATPVGMEVTATAELVGIEGRRLVFAVEARDAVEVIGRGTHERFIVDEARFLARVAQKKGARENG; encoded by the coding sequence ATGGGGCTTGTCAAGGGCCTTAAAGGAACCGTGCGGGCCAAAGTCCGCAGCGAGGATACGGCGACGGCTCAGGGAAGCGGGACAGTGCCGGTTTTATCAACGCCGCGGCTGTTAGCGGTGCTGGAGGCGGCGGCGGTGGCGGCGTTGGCGGGTGCGCTGGATGAAGGGCAGACCTCGGTAGGAACAAGGGTGGAGCTTGATCACGTGGCGGCCACCCCGGTGGGGATGGAAGTAACTGCTACGGCAGAGTTAGTGGGGATTGAGGGGCGGCGGCTCGTATTCGCGGTCGAGGCCCGGGACGCTGTGGAGGTGATCGGGCGCGGCACGCACGAACGTTTTATTGTTGATGAGGCGCGTTTTCTGGCGCGGGTGGCGCAGAAGAAGGGGGCGCGGGAAAATGGTTGA
- a CDS encoding alpha/beta hydrolase has translation MNPLPLVQGKGITVMEGVLAGAPAYFLYPAEKVERCVLVLHGYGGSKEEMLALGLSLSRAGWAACLPDLPGHGAHPLPLTGDSARAFAAELKKYSFAAVVGHSLGGRIALHLGLKPLCLLSVPREACFAGRKSELLALLRARRVRETRPYAGLEEALAALEPLWPDPPVLLLHGSRDLPTCLAAAQEGCARGWEVAAIRGAGHLDILWASESTAILISWLKRWLKCP, from the coding sequence TTGAACCCGCTCCCGCTGGTTCAAGGCAAAGGCATCACCGTTATGGAGGGGGTCCTTGCCGGCGCCCCGGCATATTTTCTGTACCCAGCAGAGAAGGTTGAGCGGTGCGTTCTCGTGCTGCACGGCTACGGAGGAAGCAAAGAAGAGATGCTGGCCCTGGGTCTATCCCTTAGTCGCGCCGGGTGGGCAGCCTGCCTACCCGACCTTCCCGGCCACGGTGCCCACCCTCTACCGCTCACCGGAGATAGCGCCCGCGCGTTTGCCGCGGAACTGAAAAAGTATTCCTTCGCCGCAGTGGTTGGCCACAGTCTCGGTGGCCGCATCGCCCTGCACCTCGGGCTCAAACCCCTTTGCCTGCTTTCGGTGCCCCGCGAAGCCTGCTTTGCGGGCCGGAAAAGCGAGCTCCTCGCGCTTCTGCGGGCCCGCCGCGTCCGGGAAACCCGGCCGTACGCCGGGCTGGAAGAAGCCCTTGCCGCCCTTGAACCGCTCTGGCCCGACCCACCCGTGCTCCTCCTTCACGGGAGCCGGGACCTCCCCACGTGCCTCGCAGCGGCGCAGGAAGGTTGCGCGCGGGGCTGGGAGGTGGCGGCTATACGGGGCGCCGGTCACCTGGACATCCTCTGGGCATCTGAGAGCACCGCTATCCTAATTAGCTGGCTTAAGAGGTGGTTAAAATGTCCGTAG
- the uppP gene encoding undecaprenyl-diphosphatase UppP produces MSITEAVVLGIVQGLGEFLPISSSAHLVLTPWFFGWPDPGLSFDVALHLGTLVAVVAYFWRDWLTLATHGLRGTRSREGRLFWYLVVATVPGGLAGMALEKYAETTFRAPGLVGLMLIFMGLILYWADHRGPRARGIWQVGWGDAFLIGFAQALAIVPGVSRSGATIAAGRFLGLDREAATRFSFLLSLPIILGAGLFSLRHIGAQDLTFPFWVGVVTSGITGFAAIAFLLRFVVTRNFNVFVWYRGILGLLTIVTALSR; encoded by the coding sequence TTGAGCATCACCGAGGCGGTCGTTTTAGGCATTGTTCAAGGGCTCGGGGAGTTCCTGCCGATATCGAGCTCGGCGCACTTAGTGCTCACCCCCTGGTTTTTCGGGTGGCCCGACCCGGGCTTGAGCTTCGACGTAGCGCTTCATCTCGGCACTCTGGTGGCGGTTGTCGCTTATTTCTGGCGCGATTGGCTTACCCTCGCTACCCACGGTCTAAGAGGTACGCGAAGCCGTGAGGGCAGACTTTTCTGGTACCTGGTTGTGGCGACCGTGCCCGGGGGCCTGGCCGGGATGGCGCTCGAAAAGTACGCGGAAACCACCTTTCGTGCCCCTGGGCTTGTCGGCCTGATGCTTATCTTTATGGGGCTGATCCTTTACTGGGCGGACCACCGGGGGCCACGCGCCCGGGGCATCTGGCAGGTGGGGTGGGGTGATGCGTTCCTGATCGGTTTTGCTCAGGCGCTGGCCATAGTACCAGGAGTCTCGCGTTCCGGAGCTACTATTGCCGCGGGGCGCTTTCTGGGGCTCGACCGGGAAGCGGCGACGCGTTTTTCTTTTCTCCTCTCCCTACCGATCATTTTAGGGGCCGGCCTTTTCAGTTTGCGGCACATCGGTGCTCAGGACCTGACCTTCCCCTTCTGGGTGGGGGTGGTTACTTCCGGCATTACCGGTTTTGCGGCGATCGCGTTTCTTTTGCGCTTTGTAGTTACCCGTAATTTCAACGTCTTTGTCTGGTACCGCGGCATCTTAGGGTTGCTTACCATCGTGACGGCACTCAGCCGGTAA
- a CDS encoding bifunctional nuclease family protein — translation MIPVKVKEIAFDAAMNPVLLLADEKDNRMLPIWIGPFEAQSIALALEGASLGRPLTHDLLKTICDRTGAKVASVIISDVRDGTYYAELHLQVNNQEIVIDSRPSDAVALALRTVTPIYITEKVADYALTPEELYSQEASEETRIRRLSEERKLH, via the coding sequence ATGATACCCGTTAAGGTTAAAGAGATCGCCTTCGATGCAGCGATGAACCCTGTGCTGCTCCTGGCCGACGAAAAAGACAACCGGATGCTGCCCATCTGGATCGGACCGTTTGAGGCCCAGTCGATCGCGTTAGCGCTCGAAGGCGCAAGCCTCGGCCGCCCGTTAACGCACGACCTCCTGAAGACGATCTGCGACCGGACCGGCGCGAAGGTAGCGAGTGTCATCATCAGCGACGTCCGCGACGGCACTTATTACGCGGAGCTTCATTTACAGGTCAACAACCAAGAAATAGTGATCGACTCCCGGCCAAGCGACGCGGTAGCCTTGGCGCTCCGCACCGTAACCCCGATCTACATCACCGAAAAGGTGGCTGACTACGCCCTGACGCCTGAAGAACTGTACAGCCAGGAGGCAAGCGAGGAAACCAGGATCAGGAGGTTATCTGAGGAAAGAAAGCTACACTGA
- a CDS encoding methyltransferase domain-containing protein: MSVAAVFSAHSEIYATPVNERFYARIATALANKIQARLNPARILEVGAGTGAATIVLRRYFPSAAILSTDPSPAMLAHNRGKGVPGVRYVCAAAEELGGLTERFDLVFGNLCYHWFTPQTARQIASLLRPGGVMAFSVPVTGVIQEEGNRVLVQICRELGVRQPKRRRLPSPQRLRREFAFAPQCTVEVITLRETHPPALFGTLLRARGSWAFLFGPQAAERAEALWRKLTAGVDQIALCWQIALVVAEL; this comes from the coding sequence ATGTCCGTAGCCGCGGTCTTCAGCGCGCACAGTGAAATTTACGCTACGCCGGTAAACGAACGCTTTTACGCCCGGATCGCCACGGCTCTGGCGAATAAGATCCAGGCCCGGCTCAATCCCGCGCGCATCTTGGAGGTAGGCGCCGGCACCGGAGCAGCAACGATAGTTTTGCGCCGCTATTTCCCTTCGGCCGCGATCCTATCTACAGACCCAAGCCCGGCGATGCTTGCCCACAACCGCGGCAAAGGAGTTCCTGGCGTGCGTTACGTTTGTGCTGCCGCAGAGGAACTCGGTGGGCTTACGGAGCGCTTCGACCTTGTTTTCGGCAATCTCTGCTACCACTGGTTTACCCCGCAAACCGCGCGCCAGATAGCCTCCCTCCTACGTCCCGGCGGGGTAATGGCCTTTTCCGTGCCCGTTACCGGGGTCATACAGGAAGAGGGTAACCGGGTACTCGTCCAAATCTGCCGGGAACTCGGCGTCCGGCAGCCAAAAAGGAGGCGTCTCCCGTCGCCCCAGCGCCTCCGCCGCGAATTCGCTTTTGCACCGCAGTGCACGGTGGAAGTTATCACCCTCCGGGAAACGCACCCGCCAGCGCTCTTCGGCACTTTGCTGCGCGCCCGCGGCTCCTGGGCCTTCCTCTTTGGCCCGCAGGCCGCTGAGAGAGCTGAAGCCCTCTGGCGCAAACTTACCGCGGGTGTGGATCAAATCGCGCTCTGCTGGCAGATCGCCCTGGTGGTGGCCGAACTATGA
- a CDS encoding 3'-5' exonuclease translates to MSRVCLLQVFGSFRIRLRRANCRAEEIRTVVAELNRRRETGVPLGELTYVAFDLETTGLYPFGGDRITAFGAVLIEDGRVTGERFERLVNPGRPIPPETVRLTGITNGHVATAPPVEEVLPEFLGFLSQGVPLGFNADFDLAFLNLALRPFGLKLKRTAVIDVLTLIRALNPNWENFQLDEAARFYGVPLAHRHAALGDAVIHARLFLRVLSLLEERGIYTLKELKSYLHYRGLW, encoded by the coding sequence GTGTCACGAGTTTGTCTTTTGCAGGTCTTCGGTAGTTTCCGCATCCGGCTGCGGCGGGCGAATTGCCGGGCGGAAGAAATAAGAACGGTTGTAGCCGAACTGAACAGGCGGCGGGAGACGGGGGTGCCGCTTGGCGAGCTCACCTACGTAGCCTTTGACTTGGAAACTACCGGCCTCTACCCTTTTGGCGGTGACCGGATTACGGCCTTTGGGGCGGTGCTAATAGAGGATGGAAGAGTTACCGGTGAAAGGTTCGAACGCTTGGTAAATCCGGGGCGCCCAATTCCCCCGGAAACGGTAAGGCTCACCGGAATTACTAATGGTCACGTGGCGACGGCGCCGCCGGTGGAGGAGGTTCTGCCTGAGTTTCTTGGTTTCTTGAGCCAGGGGGTGCCGCTGGGGTTTAATGCCGATTTCGACCTCGCCTTTTTGAACTTGGCGCTACGGCCCTTCGGCCTGAAGCTTAAAAGGACCGCGGTTATTGACGTGCTGACGCTCATCCGGGCGCTCAACCCCAACTGGGAAAACTTTCAGCTCGATGAGGCCGCACGTTTTTACGGAGTGCCGCTTGCCCACCGCCACGCGGCGCTCGGTGACGCCGTTATCCACGCCCGGCTTTTTTTACGGGTTCTTTCACTTTTAGAGGAAAGGGGCATTTATACGTTGAAGGAATTAAAGAGCTATCTCCATTACAGGGGGTTGTGGTAG